The Microcystis panniformis FACHB-1757 region ACGAAATCTTTCAGATTAACTGCGCTGCTTGTCACGGTCAGTTTGCTGATGGCATCGTCGGACCGAGTTTAGAGGACGTTTCCCATCGCAAATCGAGAATTAGTCTGATTGAACAGGTAATTAGCGGTAAAACCCCGCCGATGCCCAAATTTCAGCCTGATACTCAAGCTATGGCCGATTTATTGGTTTATTTAGAAAATCTTTCAAAAAACTGACTTGAAAGAGGGTGTAGGGTGTAGGGTGTGGGGTGTAGGGAAGGAAACCTCTTTCATCTGTGGGGGTGAAAACTTTTTCATCGGGACTGACTCTTGGCTGAGATTGATGGTAAGCTAGGACGCGTTGAAACTGGGTGCAGAGTGGGAAGCGGGGGAAGTGGGGACGTGGGGACGTGGGAAGTGGGGGAATTTCAACTAAAACCCTAACACCCCCCGCAAAGCGCACGCAGTGACCACCCCAAAACCCAACCCCTGACCGACTGATAAATTTTACTTATATAGAAAAATTTTGCTTATATTTGGGTACGCTAGTAGAGACACTTAACGATAAATACTTATGTCTTGGCATTCCCAAGTTGAACCGGCAATTATCCAAGGGGATTTCTGGCAAGTTAGCCAGTTTTATCAAGAATTGATAGAAAAAGAACCCTTAGAAATTAGTCATTATTGGTATTTAGGATTGGCCTATCTTTTAGAAGCTAGGGAAGAAGAAGCACAAACCACATGGTTATTCGTCCTCAGTCAAGGGGATGAAGGGGAAATGACTGCGTGGACAGCAGATTTAGTCAATATTTTGGATGGGGAAGCGCGAAGACAATTAGAGTTAGGCAATTTAGAAACCAGTTGGTTAATTCGAGGACATATTCGCGAGATTAGTCACGATAATATTGATAATTTACTGCGGTTTATTTTATTAGCAATTAATTTGAATTATTTTGAAAAAGAGCAGTTAAAAACTTGGTTATTTGTCGATGTGTTAAAAACAAATGATTTCCAGAGTCTCGAGTTAAGTTTATTAGCAGAAGTTTTAGAAAAATTTCTCGATTCTCAGATACCAGAAACCGTCCCCTACTTAGAGGCAATATTTCAATCTAACTGTCAGCGACAAACTTTTATCAAAGTAGTAGAAGCTAAATTACCTTCTCTAGGCATACCATTGGCTATTGATATTATTAATACTTGTTTAGCAGTAGAACCAGGGCAAATTTATCTGTTAGCTGAACTGTATCAATGTTATTTTTATAATCGAGATTTTGCTGCTGCTATGCAAGTAGCTAGTCAATTAAAAACAAGTTGTCAAGGGTTGCCTTCTCAAGCTGTAGCTGATTTTCTTGCTCTTTATGTCAAATTATTTAGTGGTAATTGGGTCGATATTAAGGCAGATGTTGAAGAATATACAGAATCCTTGCAAAAAACCATCGCTAATCGAGAATGTCCCAGATTACTTGATAAACCATCCCTAGCAATTTTATCCCCTCTAGTTTACCTAGAAGATAACCCACGAAAAAACCGTTACATTAGTAATTGTGTTGGTCAACTTTTTCAGGGATATGTTTGCAATAATTATAAGGGTAATTCTCTTCACAAATCGACTATTAAAGATACCAATAAAGTTCTAAAAATTGGCTATATTGCCCATACTTTATATAATCATTCTATCGGATTGATCTCTAGATGGTTAATGAAGTATCATGACTATAACCAGTTTCATGTCTCTTTATACCTAGTATCTCAAAAAGAAGACCTTATCACTGAAAATAGTTTTAGAAATCAGGTAAATGCTTGCTATAATTTACAGATTGATCCTCTAATGATTGCTGAAAAAATCAGTCAAGATAATATTGATATTTTGGTAGATTTAGACAGCATCACTAATAACACAACTTGTCAAGTCATGGCACTAAAATCCGCACCAATACAAGTGACTTGGTTAGGTTTTGATGCGTCAGGAATTCCTGCAATTGATTACTATCTTGCTGATAATTACGTTTTACCAGCAGATGCACAGGAATATTACCGAGAAAAAATTTGGCGCTTACCTAATTCCTATATTTGTGTGGATGGTGTCGAGGTTGCTTACCATTCTCTCCGAAGGGATGATTTAGGGATTCCAGAGGATGCAATTAATTACTTAACCGTACAAACGGGGGTAAAACGGAACCCTGAAACTATTCGACTTCAGCTACAAGTTTTAAAGGCAGTTCCTAATAGTTATTTGAGTATTCAAGGGTTAAGTGATGCTAAATCAGTGGAAAAATTATTTTTCAAAGTTGCCGAGGAAGAAGGAATTAATTATGAGAGATTAAAAATCTTACCCCTCTATCCCACAGGAATTTATCGAGCAAATTTAAGGATAGCTGATGTGGTTTTAGATACCTATCCTTTTACGGGAGGAATGACGACTTTAGATGTGCTGTGGATGGGGATTCCTTTAGTTACAAAAGTTGGTCAACAATGGTCATCGAGAAATAGTTATACTTTAATGGTTAATGCGGGAATTAGTGAGGGTATTGCTTGGAGTGATGAGGAGTATATCGACTGGGGGATTAAGTTAGGTAAGGATGAACAATTGAGACGCAAGGTTATCGCTAAATTAGATGAATCTAGAAAAACTTCACCGATTTGGAATGCACGTCAGTTTACTAAAGATGTGGAAAGCGCCTATCGTCAAATGTGGCAAATCTATTGTGAAAGTTAATCAGGGAGAATTAAATCATGTCTTGGCAAAATGAAGTTAAAACCGCTTTAGAAAACAATCAATACGATATTGTTAGTCAGTTTTACGAAGAACTGATAGAAAGAGAAACCACAGAAATTAGTTATTATTGGTATTTAGGATTATCCTATCTTTTGCAAGGAAGAGAAGAAGAAGCACAAGCTACTTGGTTATTTGTTTTCACTCAAGGAGAAGAACAGGAGGTGATGCTGTGGACAGTAGATTTAGTCAATATTTTGGATGGGGAAGCGCGAAGACAAGTTAAGCTAAAAAATTGGCAATTAAGCTGGGTAATTCGTCAGCATATCTACGAGATAAATCCAGATAACTTAGAAAATTTATTATATCTAGTGCTGTTAGAAATTAAGCTAGAATATTTTTATCCCCAAAAACTTAAAGATTGGCAAATAGTTAATTTAATTAGTTCGGACAAGTTAGAAACTTTCGATATAAATTTACTCCTACACACAATCTATAAACTTCTAGATTGGCCAGCGCAAGAAGTTTTGGATATTATCATAACCCTTTTAAAAATAGACTCACAACAATCTGCAATATTGGAAATTATCGAACAACATATTGAAAAAATTTATTATACTGATAACACTAATGCTGTTATTTTGACTCTTAGCTGTCTAGATATTATACCCGATCACTTACAGCTTTTATACAAAATTCGTCAATACTATATCGAGACTGGTAACTTTGATTTGGCCTTAGAAACTGCTAATAAAATCAAGAATTTATCCAATGATAAAGCTGCAAAACTGGATGGTATTTATCTGCTGCTATATACGGAACTTTTAGCAGGTAATTGGTTAAATATTGACAATAAAACCCAAGAATATTATCAAGCAATTCAAAATAATTTAGAGCGGTGTCAATGTCCCATGAGAAATCAAGCTGAGGTTATTTCTATAACTTTTCCCTTAGCTTATTTAAAAGATGACTTAGTAGGTAATCGCAGGTTAACTAATCAGTTAGCCAAACTTTTTCAAGAGGCAGTTAGAAAAAAAATTAATCAAGTTACTATCGAGTCTCAGAAACCTAAAGATGTCAATAAAAAACTAAACATTGGCTATATTGCCCATACTTTACGGCGACATTCCGTCGGGTTTTTAAGTCGCTGGTTAATTCATTATCATCAACGAGATAACTTTAATATTCATCTCTACCTAGTCAATCAAGTCGAGGATGATATTACAGAACAATGGTTTAAAAATAAGGTGGATAAGTATGATAATTTACCAGCAAACCACCAAATTATTGCCGAGAAAATTAATCAAGATAACATCGATATTTTAGTAGATTTAGATAGTATAACTAATGATGCCACCTGTCAAGTCATGGCACTAAAACCCGCACCAATACAAGTGACTTGGTTAGGTTTTGATGCGTCAGGAATTCCCGCAATTGATTACTATCTTGCTGATAATTACGTTTTACCAGCAGATGCACAGGAATATTACCGAGAAAAAATTTGGCGCTTACCTAATTCCTATATTTGTGTGGATGGTGTCGAGGTTGCTTACCCCTCTCTCCGAAGGGATGATTTAGGGATTCCAGAGGATGCAATTAATTACTTAACCGTACAAACGGGGGTAAAACGGAACCCTGAAACTATTCGACTTCAGCTACAAGTTTTAAAGGCAGTTCCTAATAGTTATTTGAGTATTCAAGGGTTAAGTGATGCTAAATCAGTGGAAAAATTATTTTTCAAAGTTGCCGAGGAAGAAGGAATTAATTATGAGAGATTAAAAATCTTACCCCTCTATCCCACAGGAATTTATCGAGCAAATTTAAGGATAGCTGATGTGGTTTTAGATACCTATCCTTTTACGGGAGGAATGACGACTTTAGATGTGCTGTGGATGGGGATTCCTTTAGTTACAAAAGTTGGTCAACAATGGTCATCGAGAAATAGTTATACTTTAATGGTTAATGCGGGAATTAGTGAGGGTATTGCTTGGAGTGATGAGGAGTATATCGACTGGGGGATTAAGTTAGGTAAGGATGAACAATTGAGACGCAAAGTTATCGCTAAATTAGATGAATCTAGACAAACTTCACCGATTTGGAATGCACGTCAGTTTACTAAAGATGTGGAAAGCGCCTATCGTCAAATGTGGCAAATCTATTGTGAAAGTTAATCAGGGAGAATTAAATCATGTCTTGGCAAAATGAAGTTAAAACCGCTTTAGAAAACAATCAATACGATATTGTTAGTCAGTTTTACGAAGAACTGATAGAAAGAGAAACCACAGAAATTAGTTATTATTGGTATTTAGGATTATCCTATCTTTTGCAAGGAAGAGAAGAAGAAGCACAAGCTACTTGGTTATTTGTCTTCACTCAAGGAGATGAACAGGAAACCGAGTCATGGCTGCTAGAATTAAGCAATATTTTAACTACCGAAGCTAACCGACAAATAGAGTTAGAAAATCTAGAAATCTCTTGGTTAATTCGTAAACATCTACAGGAAATTAATCCCAGTTATCTCGATAATTTACTGCACTTAACCCTCGTTGAAATTAAATTAAATAGATTTGATCCTCAACAACTGCAAGAATGGCAAATACTAGAATTAATTACTCAGGGTTCAGTTAACTCTCAATTATTGGAACGGGTAGTAATTGCCGTCATACCTTACACCCATAAATATACCATAGAATTAGTTCGGTTAAGTTTACCCTATCTGTCGAATTCTTTAAAACTTCTGGATCATATTTTAAAAATTACTCGTCAGGTAGCGTTTCAAAAAAAACTACCTCTTTATTCGGTAGATTTGGCGGAAGCTTTTCTTCCCCTTTATCCCGAAAGTTGGTACTTACAAGTTAATTTATTTTGGTTTTATATCTCTTCAGATGACTATGACAAAGCAATAAATTTAGCAAATAAGTTGAAAAAGAAAAGTCAGACAATTGATTTGAAAATGTTTAGTCAATCTCTCCTCTTTAATGGCTCTTTACGATCCTCAAAATGGAATGATATCCCTAGTATTTGTCAAGAGTATAAACACTTAATTAGAGAATTTATAGAACAAAACCCCCAAGATATACATCCCTTAGTTAGAGAAAATTTACTAACAGTTATGAATCCGATTTCTTACTATGAAGATAACCCGAAAGAGAATCGACCGCTTTTAAGTCATATTGGTAGTTTTTTTCAAACAACCTACAAAGAAATGCTGGGTTTTCAAGAGGAAAGTTTTGACAAACCCAGAGAAGATAATCCCGATAAAAAACTTAAAATTGGTTACATTTCCCAAAGCTTAAAAAGTCATCCCGTGGGTTTCTTGAGTCGTTGGACTATCAATTATCACAATCGTGAGCAGTTTGATATTCACCTTTATATGGTGAGTCAACCTGTGGATGAAATAACTCAACAATGGTTTTCTAATCCCGCAGATAAAATCTATCATGCTACTGCTGATTCCCTAGCAACCTACCGCAAAATTAAAGAAGATAACATCGATATCCTTGTGGACTTAGATAGTGGTACCGGGGCAATCGTTGCCCCAGTTATTGCCTTAAAACCTGCTCCTATTCAAGTTAACTGGTTAGGTTTTGATGGTTCCGGTTTACCCGCAGTAGATTATCTTTTAGCGGATCCTTATGTACTACCAGAAAATGCCCAAGAATATTATCAAGAAAAAATCTGGCGTTTACCTGATGCTTTTGTCGCTGTGGATGGTTTTGAAATAGCCGTTCCTACCCTGCGAAGAGAAGATTTAGGTATTAATAATGATGCGGTTATTTACCTAAGCTCTCAAACGGCAATTAAGCGTAATCCGGCGATGATTCGCTTACAAATGCAAATCCTCAAATCCGTACCTAATAGTTATTTCCTGATTCAAGGAGTTGCTGATGATAATTCTCTCTGGGATTTATTCTGTCAAATTGCCGCAGAAGTTGGGGTAGAAACTAATCGAATTAAGATGCTTCCTATCTATCAGACGGAAACCTACAGGGCAAATTTAGCCATCGCTGATGTGGTTTTGGACACCTATCCCTTTAACGGTGGTACAACCACCCTAGAAACCCTCTGGATGGGAATTCCTCTGGTGGTTAAAGTGGGGCAACAATGGTCATCACGCAACGGTTATACTTTAATGATGAATGCGGGAATAACTGAGGGTATAGCTTGGAGTGATGAAGAATATGTGCAGTGGGGAATTAAGTTAGGATTGGATAAAAATTTAAGAGAAGAAGTCCGTTGGAAACTCCGAAAGTCTCGTCATACATCTCCCCTCTGGAATGCCAAACAATTTACCAGAGACTTAGAAACTGCTTATCAACAAATGTGGAATATTTATTGTCAATCTTAGCGGATAAAAACTATGCAATGGCATCAAGACATACAAACCCATTTAAACAACAATAATTATCAACTGGTGGTGCAGTTTTATGAACAATTAATTGACAACAATTCTCTGGTAATTGAGGATTATTTTTATCTAGGATTAGCCTATCTTTTACAAGATAGAGAAGAAGACGCGCAAGCTACTTGGTTACTGGTGTTGAGTCAAGCAGCCGAATCAGAATTATCGGGGTGGATAGAAACTTTAACTCAAATCTTAGATGCAGAGGCAACCAGACAAGAAAATTCCCAAAGACTAGAGACAAGTTATCTAATTCGATGGCAGCTACAAAATCTTAATCCTAGTTTTTTAAATAATCTCCTGCATCTGATGGAATTAGAAATACAATTCCAAAATTTTGCGATGGAAAAGTGCAATGATTGGTGTGTATTTGAACTGTTAGAGAATACAGCTACAGCAGCAGTTAATCTTGATTTACTGCTGCGAGTGACGGAAAAAGTTTTAATCTACCCCTGTACTAATACCATCCACTTTTTAGAATTAGCAGCCTTACATATCAATAATCCAGAAATAATTGCAGCCAAAGTTATTTCAGCAATTGTCAATTATGCTTATCAACAAAAACAAAGTGTATTTGCCATTAATTTAGTAGAACTTTGTTTGCGCTTTCTACCAGAGTATTTATACCTACAAAATAGTTTGTTTAATCTTTATAAAACCACCACTGTTGACTATAAAAAAGCCCTAGAAATTGCCGATAATTTTTATAAAAGTTGCCAGACAACTACTGAAAAGCTGTTCGGAATTTCTCTAGTGATTGGTATTTTACAAGCTAAGGGAGACTGGGGAAATTTACCTAAATTTATTGATGAATTAATCCAATTAATCGAGGGACAAATTAATGCCAAACAATTTAATGCACGTCCCTTTATTATCGACTCTATTTTAGGAGTTACTATCTGTCTTCCCTACTATCAAGATAATCCGAAAATTAATTGCTATTTACAAAGTAAACTAGCGGAAATTTTTCAAGCAGATGTAAGAACCCGCTACCACTATATTGCTCCTGTTTATTCTTCAAAATCTCCAGCAAGAAAAATAAAAATTGGTTATATTGCCTATACTCTCCGTCGTCATTCTGTGGGTTGGTTAAGTCGCTGGTTATTTCACTATCATAATCGAGATAAATTTGAAATTTACACCTATTGTGTCAACCAAGCAGCGGACGAAATGACTGAAAAATGGTTTAAAAATAACTCAGATTATAGCTATAACTTGCCCGCAAAAATTGAACAAATAACTGCCCAAATTCGTCAAGACAAATTAGATATTTTAGTGGATCTTGATAGCTTAACTAATAATACAACTTATCTAGTAATGGCCTTAAAACCAGCACCGATACAAGTAACCTGGTTAGGATTAGATGCGTCGGGAATTCCTGCTATTGATTATTTTATTGCTGATAACTACGTTTTACCCGAAAATGCTCAAGAAATTTATTCAGAAAAAATTATCCGACTTCCTAACTCTTATTTATCCGTGGATGGTTTTGAAGTGGGTGTTCCCACTAGGAGAAGAACTGATTTAAATATTCCCGATGATGCTATTATTTATCTGACCGTGCAATCGGGATTAAAACGCACCTTAAACATGATTTGTCTCCAATTGCAGATTATCCAACAGGTTCCTAATAGCTTTCTTTTAATCAAAGGTTTTGCCGACAAAGAAACCATTCGAGAATTATTTATCAAAAGTGCCGAAGAATTGGGAATTAGTCAAGATAGATTAAGATTTTTGCCCAATGATTTCAATGAGGAAACCCATCGCGCTAATCTAGGAATTGCTGATATAGTTCTCGATACCTATCCCTATAATGGTGCTACCACAACCCTAGAAACCCTCTGGATGGGGATTCCTTTAGTCACTAGGGTTGGTGAACAATTCGCAGCCCGCAATAGCTATACTTTTATGAAAAATGCCGGCATTAGTCAGGGTATAGCTTGGAGTGAGGAGGAATATGTGCAGTGGGGAATTAAGCTAGGATTGGATCAAAATTTAAGGGAAGAAATTCGTTATCAATTACGTCAATCTCGTCATACATCTCCCCTCTGGAATGCCAAACAATTTACCAGAGATTTAGAAACTGCTTATCAACAAATGTGGAATATTTAGGGTGCATCTCATTTTTGTCAATCTACTAAGTTGGGATTTTGGCTCTTCGGTTTATGTTATGCAATGAACGGGGGTTATAGAGGATGTAACCCTTGTATAGAAAGGCATTTAGCGATTTTTGTCAATTATTTTTCTCTAGAGCGAACTAATCAATTAAGTCTCTTGCCAGATAAGGATTTAGTCGATTTATGCTCCCCTATCGAACCATACCAAGTAACGAAGAGCCGGGATTTTTAAGGGAAAACTCTCTTTTAAAATTGGGCTTTACTTCCGATTTTATCGCTCAATCCAAGCTTTTGGGGGGTAGAACCCCCCAAACCCCTAGGGTTGATTCATAGTAGGGTTGATTCATGAATCAACCCTACCCAAACCCCCCGTTGGGGGCGTGGCGCCGCCCCCAAACCCCGGAGCGCATTAGTTTTTCGGTGGGCTGCTTACAGGTAGTTGTTAATACTTTTGTACGCATTTGAGAGTGACTGATAATTGCTGATTGTCGGTATTTTTGCAAATGTGAGATGCAGCCTTCCTACCTTCTCCCCACACCCCACACCCCACACCCCACACCCCGCTCCCCTGGTGTTAGGCCCAGAGAAAGGGAGCATCTCACTTACGCGATGAGTAATTATACTTAGCCTAAAAGCCACTCTTAATCGTGTCTTGGAACGAAATAGAGGCTTTTAAAGACCGCGTACATGGAGAATTAAAACAAGAATTACCCTCGAAAAGCCTATTTTTCTACTAAGTATTTATGCTTATTGCAAAGGTGAGATGCTCCCCAGAGAAACCCTAATAGCTAAAGAAACTGCGCGATTAGATACCAAAGTCCCTCACAGATA contains the following coding sequences:
- a CDS encoding O-linked N-acetylglucosamine transferase, SPINDLY family protein → MSWHSQVEPAIIQGDFWQVSQFYQELIEKEPLEISHYWYLGLAYLLEAREEEAQTTWLFVLSQGDEGEMTAWTADLVNILDGEARRQLELGNLETSWLIRGHIREISHDNIDNLLRFILLAINLNYFEKEQLKTWLFVDVLKTNDFQSLELSLLAEVLEKFLDSQIPETVPYLEAIFQSNCQRQTFIKVVEAKLPSLGIPLAIDIINTCLAVEPGQIYLLAELYQCYFYNRDFAAAMQVASQLKTSCQGLPSQAVADFLALYVKLFSGNWVDIKADVEEYTESLQKTIANRECPRLLDKPSLAILSPLVYLEDNPRKNRYISNCVGQLFQGYVCNNYKGNSLHKSTIKDTNKVLKIGYIAHTLYNHSIGLISRWLMKYHDYNQFHVSLYLVSQKEDLITENSFRNQVNACYNLQIDPLMIAEKISQDNIDILVDLDSITNNTTCQVMALKSAPIQVTWLGFDASGIPAIDYYLADNYVLPADAQEYYREKIWRLPNSYICVDGVEVAYHSLRRDDLGIPEDAINYLTVQTGVKRNPETIRLQLQVLKAVPNSYLSIQGLSDAKSVEKLFFKVAEEEGINYERLKILPLYPTGIYRANLRIADVVLDTYPFTGGMTTLDVLWMGIPLVTKVGQQWSSRNSYTLMVNAGISEGIAWSDEEYIDWGIKLGKDEQLRRKVIAKLDESRKTSPIWNARQFTKDVESAYRQMWQIYCES
- a CDS encoding O-linked N-acetylglucosamine transferase, SPINDLY family protein — its product is MSWQNEVKTALENNQYDIVSQFYEELIERETTEISYYWYLGLSYLLQGREEEAQATWLFVFTQGEEQEVMLWTVDLVNILDGEARRQVKLKNWQLSWVIRQHIYEINPDNLENLLYLVLLEIKLEYFYPQKLKDWQIVNLISSDKLETFDINLLLHTIYKLLDWPAQEVLDIIITLLKIDSQQSAILEIIEQHIEKIYYTDNTNAVILTLSCLDIIPDHLQLLYKIRQYYIETGNFDLALETANKIKNLSNDKAAKLDGIYLLLYTELLAGNWLNIDNKTQEYYQAIQNNLERCQCPMRNQAEVISITFPLAYLKDDLVGNRRLTNQLAKLFQEAVRKKINQVTIESQKPKDVNKKLNIGYIAHTLRRHSVGFLSRWLIHYHQRDNFNIHLYLVNQVEDDITEQWFKNKVDKYDNLPANHQIIAEKINQDNIDILVDLDSITNDATCQVMALKPAPIQVTWLGFDASGIPAIDYYLADNYVLPADAQEYYREKIWRLPNSYICVDGVEVAYPSLRRDDLGIPEDAINYLTVQTGVKRNPETIRLQLQVLKAVPNSYLSIQGLSDAKSVEKLFFKVAEEEGINYERLKILPLYPTGIYRANLRIADVVLDTYPFTGGMTTLDVLWMGIPLVTKVGQQWSSRNSYTLMVNAGISEGIAWSDEEYIDWGIKLGKDEQLRRKVIAKLDESRQTSPIWNARQFTKDVESAYRQMWQIYCES
- a CDS encoding O-linked N-acetylglucosamine transferase, SPINDLY family protein, encoding MSWQNEVKTALENNQYDIVSQFYEELIERETTEISYYWYLGLSYLLQGREEEAQATWLFVFTQGDEQETESWLLELSNILTTEANRQIELENLEISWLIRKHLQEINPSYLDNLLHLTLVEIKLNRFDPQQLQEWQILELITQGSVNSQLLERVVIAVIPYTHKYTIELVRLSLPYLSNSLKLLDHILKITRQVAFQKKLPLYSVDLAEAFLPLYPESWYLQVNLFWFYISSDDYDKAINLANKLKKKSQTIDLKMFSQSLLFNGSLRSSKWNDIPSICQEYKHLIREFIEQNPQDIHPLVRENLLTVMNPISYYEDNPKENRPLLSHIGSFFQTTYKEMLGFQEESFDKPREDNPDKKLKIGYISQSLKSHPVGFLSRWTINYHNREQFDIHLYMVSQPVDEITQQWFSNPADKIYHATADSLATYRKIKEDNIDILVDLDSGTGAIVAPVIALKPAPIQVNWLGFDGSGLPAVDYLLADPYVLPENAQEYYQEKIWRLPDAFVAVDGFEIAVPTLRREDLGINNDAVIYLSSQTAIKRNPAMIRLQMQILKSVPNSYFLIQGVADDNSLWDLFCQIAAEVGVETNRIKMLPIYQTETYRANLAIADVVLDTYPFNGGTTTLETLWMGIPLVVKVGQQWSSRNGYTLMMNAGITEGIAWSDEEYVQWGIKLGLDKNLREEVRWKLRKSRHTSPLWNAKQFTRDLETAYQQMWNIYCQS
- a CDS encoding O-linked N-acetylglucosamine transferase, SPINDLY family protein, producing the protein MQWHQDIQTHLNNNNYQLVVQFYEQLIDNNSLVIEDYFYLGLAYLLQDREEDAQATWLLVLSQAAESELSGWIETLTQILDAEATRQENSQRLETSYLIRWQLQNLNPSFLNNLLHLMELEIQFQNFAMEKCNDWCVFELLENTATAAVNLDLLLRVTEKVLIYPCTNTIHFLELAALHINNPEIIAAKVISAIVNYAYQQKQSVFAINLVELCLRFLPEYLYLQNSLFNLYKTTTVDYKKALEIADNFYKSCQTTTEKLFGISLVIGILQAKGDWGNLPKFIDELIQLIEGQINAKQFNARPFIIDSILGVTICLPYYQDNPKINCYLQSKLAEIFQADVRTRYHYIAPVYSSKSPARKIKIGYIAYTLRRHSVGWLSRWLFHYHNRDKFEIYTYCVNQAADEMTEKWFKNNSDYSYNLPAKIEQITAQIRQDKLDILVDLDSLTNNTTYLVMALKPAPIQVTWLGLDASGIPAIDYFIADNYVLPENAQEIYSEKIIRLPNSYLSVDGFEVGVPTRRRTDLNIPDDAIIYLTVQSGLKRTLNMICLQLQIIQQVPNSFLLIKGFADKETIRELFIKSAEELGISQDRLRFLPNDFNEETHRANLGIADIVLDTYPYNGATTTLETLWMGIPLVTRVGEQFAARNSYTFMKNAGISQGIAWSEEEYVQWGIKLGLDQNLREEIRYQLRQSRHTSPLWNAKQFTRDLETAYQQMWNI